In Bacillus sp. S3, the sequence TAAGTCTGACCCGTCCATCATTAAACGGTCATTCGCGTCCCTGAAAGTTAAATTTGCTTGTGTAGACAGCATCTCACGAGCTTTGTTCTGGTCCGTGACCCCTGCAAGCTGAACACGAATCCGATTCGTCCCTTCGATTTGGATGTTCGGTTCACTTACACCGAGGACGTTGATCCGCTTATCGAGGGCTTCAGCAGTACTTGCTAATACTTCTTTATCAATTTTTTGGCCCTTTTTCGCCGGCTTAACCTCGTATAAAACCTCAAATCCACCTTGAAGGTCCAAGCCAAGCTTAATATTGTTTAATATGTTCTTGGTTGTTGCCCCCATTGTGCTCCCTACAATTAGGACCACAAGAAAGAAAGCAATGATTCTACTGCGCTTTACCATTATGTATTGTTCCTCCTTAGTGCCTGTGCAAATGCACTGTTACAGACTAGCATTATCATAGAATAATTAAAAAGTCACTGCTTCCATTATGGAATAAGTAGGTATAGCTGTCAATTTGAAATAGGTGGGATTATTCCAATATCTTTTTCCATTCATCCTCATCCTCAAAGGAAAACTCGGCAGTTTTATAAGTTTCAATCGTCGCAAAGCTGATATAATCACTTACCTTAATTGAGAGAATTTCTTGAATCATTTCGTAAAGTCGTTTTTCTTCCTTCGCTTTTTTCCACTTTTTCTTTGTCAAGTACAACCAAAGTTCTTTTTCGGTAACTGAATCATACCCCAGTAAGCGAAATTCTTCGAGTTTGCTTGCTAACGCCGGTTGTACTTGGGAACGAAAATGATCATTATTATCGCTCTT encodes:
- a CDS encoding post-transcriptional regulator, coding for MDKSDNNDHFRSQVQPALASKLEEFRLLGYDSVTEKELWLYLTKKKWKKAKEEKRLYEMIQEILSIKVSDYISFATIETYKTAEFSFEDEDEWKKILE